One part of the Vitis riparia cultivar Riparia Gloire de Montpellier isolate 1030 chromosome 8, EGFV_Vit.rip_1.0, whole genome shotgun sequence genome encodes these proteins:
- the LOC117920754 gene encoding calmodulin-interacting protein 111 isoform X2: protein MPSKTKKHSKSLSKLSYSDKSESPSVSSVLTPPPDLEISEEDLLRYLDEASSKCPSLIGKSAFIGRVTGVDPDSKGCKIWLSEPSMVAFNLAPGSTVSVSLASSKKKFSNGFPLSSLTYESTRHFQVDSGNKMPGEAGNYFALATVFPSCKVLKNGVRLSLNLYHTMGSPASARIVFVYLIQSQSVTGFVNGSRKSHSTTINGLSLYKCKELYLEMIPSKNGSTVNSDMQSTVQLSTETTNYQVSNGAASSPKTPVSYQSKLISPNSNQLTSPICDDSVSSLSNPNNKIFASFDITEVLGDETAKKLLQSCAASWLYSRSLLTGNLVTIPILSELCTFCVRGAIKLSPDSDNHDLTDERSHGLFSRAPDSVSHVDDACVVDRETKVYLYLPSNSSSETPQKGRPPHVELEFKNFKANVGSAVKLGGLSEEYAVLKDIIISTSVKNTLSSMGLRTTKGVLLHGPPGTGKTSLARLCICDAGVNLFSVNGAEIVSQYYGESEQALHEIFDSASQAAPAVVFIDELDAIAPARKDGGEELSHRIVATLLNLMDGISRTDGILVIAATNRPDSIEPALRRPGRLDREMEIGVPSPGQRYDILLNLLSEMENSLSDMQIQQLATVTHGFVGADLAALCNEAALVCLRRYVKFKKSCDDFHCNRTSIVHDGKIADPDDSEALEDQFSRDHPDCASSSPPDLSVSSENLPYFGVQKTTSNRTNNIWNGVDASVRRSFIMEEECMLVVTFEDFEKARMKIRPSAMREVILEVPRVKWEDVGGQNEVKAQLMEAVEWPQKHQDAFKRIGTRPPTGVLLFGPPGCSKTLMARAVASEAGLNFLAVKGPELFSKWVGESEKAVRSLFAKARANAPSIIFFDEIDGLAVIRGKESDGVSVADRVMSQLLVELDGLHQRVDVTVIAATNRPDKIDPALLRPGRFDRLLYVGPPNESDRADIFHIHLCKIPFSSDVSIGELAFLTEGYTGADISLICREAAIAAIEDNLDASEITMEHLKTAIRQVQPSELQSYQELSTKFQRLVHSSDKRDESGLPLRSSKSTWMPLWKSNN, encoded by the exons ATGCCTTCAAAGACAAAGAAGCATTCCAAGTCATTATCGAAGCTCTCGTATTCTGATAAGTCAGAATCTCCGTCTGTTTCATCAGTGTTGACACCACCGCCTGATTTAGAAATTAGCGAAGAAGATCTCCTACGGTATCTTGACGAGGCTTCAAGCAAATGCCCTTCTCTGATTGGGAAATCTGCTTTCATTGGCCGAGTCACAGGTGTTGACCCTGATTCAAAAGGCTGTAAAatttggctttcagagccttCTATGGTTGCTTTTAACCTTGCCCCTGGTTCTACTGTTTCG GTGTCACTTGCCTCGtcaaagaagaaattttcaaatggCTTTCCTCTCAGCTCATTAACATATGAAAGTACTAGACATTTTCAAGTTGATTCTGGGAATAAAATGCCTGGTGAAGCAGGGAACTACTTTGCTCTTGCTACAGTTTTTCCTTCTTGTAAG gtGTTGAAGAATGGGGTACGGCTTTCGTTGAACCTTTATCATACTATGGGTTCTCCTGCTTCAGCCAGGATTGTGTTTGTTTACCTTATCCAAAGTCAATCTGTTACTGGTTTTGTAAATGGAAGTCGTAAATCACACAGCACGACAATTAATGGTCTCTCACTATACAAGTGCAAGGAGTTATATTTAGAGATGATTCCTTCAAAGAATGGATCGACAGTGAACAGTGATATGCAGTCAACTGTTCAACTTTCTACTGAAACAACAAATTATCAAGTTAGCAATGGAGCTGCCTCATCGCCTAAGACACCAGTGTCATATCAGTCAAAGCTTATTTCTCCTAATTCTAATCAGTTGACTTCACCTATATGTGACGATTCAGTGTCAAGTTTATCCAAtccaaataacaaaatttttgcTTCATTTGACATAACAGAAGTATTAGGTGATGAAACTGCAAAGAAACTTTTGCAGTCATGTGCTGCTTCATGGTTATACTCTCGCAGTTTACTCACCGGGAATCTTGTGACAATCCCAATACTTTCAGAACTTTGCACTTTCTGTGTGAGAGGTGCTATTAAATTGTCACCTGATAGTGATAATCATGATTTGACAGATGAAAGAAGTCATGGTTTGTTCTCTCGAGCTCCTGATTCAGTGAGCCATGTGGATGATGCTTGTGTTGTAGACCGTGAAACAaaagtatatttatatttgcCATCAAATTCATCATCAGAGACTCCACAGAAAGGACGTCCACCACATGTGGAACTTGAATTTAAGAATTTCAAAGCTAACGTTGGAAGTGCTGTTAAATTGGGTGGTCTATCAGAGGAATATGCAGTTCTAAAGGATATCATAATTTCCACATCAGTGAAAAACACTCTGTCAAG TATGGGTTTGCGAACTACAAAAGGAGTGCTTCTTCATGGTCCACCTGGTACAGGAAAGACTTCTTTGGCTCGATTATGTATTTGTGATGCTGGTGTCAACCTTTTCTCTGTAAATGGAGCTGAAATTGTTAGTCAATACTATGGAGAGAGTGAGCAAGCATTGCATGAAATTTTTGATTCAGCTAGCCAAGCTGCACCTGCTGTG GTGTTCATTGATGAGTTGGATGCCATCGCCCCTGCACGCAAAGATGGAGGGGAAGAGCTATCTCATAGAATAGTTGCCACATTATTGAATTTGATGGATGGGATCAGTAGAACTGATGGGATACTTGTAATTGCTGCTACCAACAGGCCTGATAGTATTGAGCCTGCACTCAGACGGCCTGGAAGACTGGACAGGGAAATGGAAATTG GTGTCCCATCTCCTGGGCAACGATATGATATTTTACTCAACCTCCTTAGTGAAATGGAAAACTCTCTTTCGGACATGCAAATTCAACAGCTTGCTACAGTTACCCATGGTTTTGTGGGTGCTGATTTAGCCGCCCTTTGCAACGAGGCAGCCTTGGTTTGTCTGAGGCGTTATGTTAAGTTCAAGAAATCTTGTGATGATTTCCATTGCAACAGAACATCAATTGTACATGATGGTAAAATTGCAGACCCTGATGACTCGGAAGCTTTGGAAGACCAGTTTTCAAGGGATCATCCAGATTGTGCATCTTCCTCTCCCCCAGATTTGTCTGTTTCGTCAGAGAACCTACCATATTTTGGAGTCCAGAAAACAACCTCCAATAGGACAAATAATATTTGGAACGGAGTTGATGCTAGTGTTAGGAGGTCCTTTATAATGGAAGAAGAATGCATGTTGGTAGTCACTTTTGAGGACTTTGAAAAGGCTAGGATGAAAATAAGGCCTAGTGCTATGCGAGAG GTAATACTTGAGGTTCCAAGGGTTAAGTGGGAAGATGTTGGTGGCCAAAATGAGGTTAAGGCACAGCTAATGGAAGCTGTAGAATGGCCTCAAAAACATCAGGATGCTTTCAAGCGTATTGGGACCCGCCCCCCAACAGGTGTATTGTTGTTTGGACCTCCAGGTTGCAGCAAAACCCTCATGGCTCGTGCAGTAGCTTCTGAGGCAGGTCTGAATTTCCTGGCTGTTAAGGGCCCCGAACTTTTCAGCAAATGGGTTGGTGAATCTGAAAAGGCTGTAAGGTCTCTGTTTGCAAAGGCTAGGGCCAATGCTccttctattatattttttgatgAAATAGATGGTCTTGCTGTTATTCGTGGGAAGGAAAGTGATGGGGTTTCGGTCGCTGACAGGGTTATGAGTCAACTTCTTGTTGAATTAGATG gtTTGCACCAACGAGTTGATGTTACTGTTATTGCTGCTACAAATCGGCCTGACAAGATTGATCCTGCTCTTCTAAGACCAg GACGCTTTGATCGGCTGTTATACGTGGGACCCCCAAATGAGAGCGATCGGGCAGATATATTCCACATTCATTTGTGTAAAATTCCATTCAGTTCTGATGTCAGCATAGGGGAGCTGGCTTTCCTCACTGAAGGCTATACTGGGGCTGATATATCATTAATCTGCCGGGAAGCAGCTATTGCAGCTATTGAA GATAACCTTGATGCTTCAGAAATAACTATGGAACACCTAAAGACTGCTATTAGACAAGTACAGCCATCAGAACTCCAATCTTACCAAGAGTTATCGACAAAATTTCAACGGCTTGTGCACTCTAGTGATAAAAGAGATGAATCAGGGCTTCCATTGCGCTCAAGTAAATCAACCTGGATGCCTCTCTG GAAATCAAATAATTGA